A stretch of Pseudomonas sp. 7SR1 DNA encodes these proteins:
- a CDS encoding class I SAM-dependent methyltransferase — MTEQKTYQVADWNGQSGEYWAVNQARLDAMFAVFGQAAIEAAAPATGERVLDVGCGAGASSLDLAARVGAGGQVLGVDISEPLIGRARALAPQDTPVLFQVADASSAELPEGAFDMLFSRFGVMFFDDPTAAFTHMRRALRPGGRVAFVCWRGVAENDWVRLPMIAIKDIVPLPAPPGPDVPGPFSFGDRGRVERILTTAGFTDITIAPFDASISFGQGETRDAAIDDAVKMAFEGGPLSLVLADQPDDIRAHAWAAVRAAFAGLPGERSVMIDGAAWIVTARKSAS, encoded by the coding sequence ATGACAGAGCAAAAAACCTATCAGGTCGCCGACTGGAATGGCCAAAGCGGGGAGTACTGGGCCGTCAACCAGGCCCGGCTCGACGCCATGTTTGCGGTATTCGGCCAGGCCGCGATCGAAGCCGCCGCGCCCGCGACGGGTGAGCGGGTGCTGGACGTCGGCTGTGGCGCGGGCGCATCGAGTCTGGATCTGGCCGCCCGCGTCGGCGCGGGCGGCCAAGTGCTGGGCGTGGACATATCCGAGCCGTTGATTGGCCGTGCGCGCGCGCTTGCGCCACAGGATACGCCGGTCCTGTTCCAAGTGGCCGACGCCAGCAGCGCCGAGCTGCCCGAGGGCGCGTTCGATATGCTGTTCTCGCGTTTCGGCGTGATGTTTTTCGACGATCCGACAGCGGCGTTCACTCATATGCGACGCGCGCTCCGACCGGGCGGGCGGGTCGCTTTCGTCTGCTGGCGCGGCGTGGCCGAGAACGATTGGGTGCGTCTGCCCATGATCGCGATCAAGGACATTGTCCCGCTGCCCGCGCCGCCCGGTCCCGACGTGCCCGGCCCATTCTCGTTCGGCGACCGGGGGCGCGTGGAGCGCATCCTGACAACGGCCGGCTTCACCGATATCACTATCGCGCCCTTCGATGCTTCCATCTCGTTCGGCCAAGGCGAGACTCGGGACGCGGCGATCGACGACGCCGTGAAGATGGCATTCGAGGGTGGCCCGCTGTCGCTTGTGCTCGCTGATCAGCCCGACGACATCCGTGCCCACGCCTGGGCCGCGGTTCGCGCCGCCTTCGCGGGTCTCCCCGGCGAGCGGTCGGTGATGATTGACGGCGCGGCATGGATTGTCACGGCACGCAAATCGGCTAGCTGA
- a CDS encoding antibiotic biosynthesis monooxygenase family protein: MADPKPQERKFKPLDDKFPLERQLGITAAPVVLINLFTLDYADEAGFLDAFKVAAEIITKQPGFISMQLHRAIGDSPTYLNYVVWESTETVRAGLTHPEFVAKLSAYPSSVVGSPHLFQKVAVPGFCVA; encoded by the coding sequence ATGGCCGACCCAAAGCCGCAAGAGCGTAAATTCAAACCGCTAGACGATAAATTCCCGCTTGAGCGTCAACTCGGCATCACTGCCGCGCCAGTTGTGCTCATCAACCTCTTCACGCTCGATTATGCCGACGAAGCGGGCTTCCTGGACGCTTTCAAGGTGGCTGCCGAGATCATAACGAAGCAACCGGGCTTCATTTCCATGCAGCTGCATCGAGCGATCGGCGATAGCCCGACTTACCTGAACTATGTGGTGTGGGAGTCCACCGAGACGGTCCGCGCCGGTCTCACTCATCCCGAGTTCGTCGCGAAGCTTTCGGCCTATCCGTCATCCGTCGTAGGCAGCCCGCACTTGTTCCAGAAGGTCGCCGTCCCCGGCTTTTGCGTGGCCTGA
- a CDS encoding NAD(P)/FAD-dependent oxidoreductase, whose protein sequence is MNDVIIIGGSFAGLAAALQLGRARRKVTVLDTGLPRNRFADHSHGLLGHDHKPPLEILAEARQQLARYPTIQLVNARAESVSGALDDFSVLTGEGATLRARRLILSYGVADQMPELPGFAEGWGSSIVPCPYCDGFEVAGRHWGLVWSGPMSHNYVRLYHDWTDTLTVFANGHDIPPEIRADLARRGIPVVDGRVTEIDHDESHNATVRLDAGPSVAVDILFAHPRNKPSARLHESLGLATVDTPQGIVLKVDERRETSVPGIYAAGDLANPAMPSVTTASWQGSTAGICAQQSMLV, encoded by the coding sequence ATGAATGACGTCATCATCATCGGCGGCAGTTTTGCCGGTCTTGCCGCCGCCCTGCAACTCGGCCGTGCCCGCCGCAAGGTCACCGTTCTCGATACCGGCCTGCCGCGCAATCGTTTCGCCGACCACTCCCATGGCCTGCTCGGCCACGACCACAAGCCACCGCTGGAGATACTGGCCGAGGCGCGGCAGCAACTGGCACGCTATCCCACGATCCAGCTGGTCAATGCCCGGGCCGAGAGCGTCTCCGGCGCCCTCGACGATTTCTCCGTCCTCACGGGCGAGGGCGCAACCCTGAGGGCGCGCCGCCTGATCCTGAGCTATGGCGTCGCCGACCAGATGCCTGAACTTCCCGGCTTTGCCGAAGGCTGGGGCAGCTCCATCGTGCCTTGCCCGTATTGCGACGGCTTTGAAGTTGCCGGCCGGCATTGGGGCCTCGTCTGGTCCGGCCCAATGTCGCACAACTACGTCAGGCTATACCACGATTGGACTGACACATTGACGGTCTTCGCCAATGGTCACGACATTCCACCCGAGATCCGGGCCGATCTGGCTCGCCGTGGCATCCCTGTCGTCGATGGCCGGGTCACCGAAATCGACCATGACGAGAGCCATAACGCCACCGTCAGGCTCGACGCCGGCCCCTCTGTTGCGGTCGACATCCTGTTCGCGCATCCGCGCAACAAGCCGTCCGCACGCCTGCATGAATCGCTGGGGCTCGCCACGGTCGATACGCCCCAGGGCATCGTCCTCAAGGTCGACGAGCGCCGCGAAACCAGCGTACCCGGCATCTACGCCGCCGGCGACCTCGCCAACCCCGCAATGCCCTCGGTCACCACGGCATCATGGCAAGGCTCGACGGCGGGCATCTGCGCCCAGCAGTCGATGCTGGTTTGA
- a CDS encoding TetR/AcrR family transcriptional regulator, translated as MTEHSQARRGRPANDALGQTIIDAAGELFVELGFQATTMDKVAQRAKISKLSIYRHFENKEALFSAAIAAHCHQFAPQALIEGVGGSAADQLMAVGTSLLRTLLSPDVRSVEAMIMADKTNQKSLSKRHYEAGPAYVIAQIEALLRQLHAKAVLNVPDPRQSARLFAALFKGSDLLMIARFDEARAEDDNEIESYCRAAVAMFIAAHEK; from the coding sequence ATGACCGAACACAGTCAGGCCCGACGCGGCCGGCCCGCCAACGATGCGCTAGGCCAGACGATCATTGACGCCGCGGGCGAACTTTTTGTGGAATTGGGTTTTCAAGCGACGACAATGGACAAGGTCGCCCAGCGGGCGAAGATATCCAAGCTCAGCATCTATCGGCACTTCGAGAACAAGGAGGCGCTGTTCAGTGCGGCCATTGCGGCCCACTGCCATCAGTTTGCACCCCAAGCCCTTATTGAAGGCGTCGGCGGTTCGGCGGCAGATCAGCTCATGGCGGTGGGAACATCCCTGCTTCGCACGTTGCTGAGCCCCGACGTGCGCAGTGTCGAAGCCATGATCATGGCCGACAAGACGAATCAAAAATCGTTAAGCAAGCGCCATTACGAAGCCGGTCCCGCCTATGTCATTGCCCAGATCGAGGCCCTGTTGCGTCAGTTGCACGCGAAGGCGGTTCTGAACGTGCCCGATCCTCGCCAGTCCGCCCGTTTGTTTGCCGCGCTTTTCAAAGGGTCCGATCTGCTGATGATCGCGCGCTTCGATGAGGCCAGGGCAGAGGACGACAACGAAATCGAATCCTATTGCCGGGCAGCCGTCGCCATGTTCATCGCCGCGCACGAAAAATAA
- a CDS encoding DUF2274 domain-containing protein, protein MTTRKLRLGPLPKTESTKLTFVCSASLKADLDRYAALHAQIYGEAVDATVLIPHMLEVFMAGDRGFKRGGQGPAPKPSTK, encoded by the coding sequence ATGACGACGCGCAAGCTGCGGCTCGGGCCGCTACCGAAGACGGAATCCACTAAGCTGACCTTTGTTTGCTCGGCCAGCTTGAAAGCAGATCTCGACCGCTACGCCGCGCTGCACGCGCAGATCTACGGTGAAGCGGTCGATGCCACAGTGCTGATTCCGCACATGCTTGAGGTGTTTATGGCAGGGGATCGTGGTTTCAAGAGGGGAGGGCAGGGGCCAGCGCCGAAGCCATCAACGAAGTGA
- a CDS encoding TrbI/VirB10 family protein produces the protein MSQDETPDLATPQAGKVAPEAVALRAQPRPVTRLNRRTLAILAGTLSVAVLGALMWSLQPQRRGAGEQTELYNVDRVSKSEGLDALPANYSKLPPPLPASVPGLGPPLPGDLGPAIVKSQQPVTAAYAAPGHDPNDALRKEAEAAAASSVFFRSGSQQAAPVAQTQVAAAPGFAANAAFDPLAAGPASTAAQPADPTAVQNRQDQKEAFQKAGTTETRNSGNLTLPASPYQVMAGTVVAGALVTGIKSDLPGDVIATVTEPVYDTATGRFLLIPQGSRILGKYNSQVSYGQSRVQVVWNRIILPDTSSLTLDNLAGTDPAGYAGLEDDVDWHWDRIFAGAALTTLLGIGAELAAPENRQDGDRVIIAGRDSAQDSINQVGQEMTRRNLNIQPTLTERPGLPVRIIVNRDLVLRPYQPLFFNRGTSR, from the coding sequence ATGAGCCAGGACGAAACTCCCGACCTCGCCACGCCGCAGGCGGGCAAGGTAGCACCCGAGGCGGTGGCGCTGCGCGCACAGCCGCGCCCGGTCACGCGCCTGAACCGGCGCACGCTGGCCATCCTCGCCGGCACCCTGTCGGTCGCCGTGCTCGGCGCGCTGATGTGGTCACTGCAACCGCAGCGGCGCGGCGCGGGCGAGCAGACCGAGCTTTACAACGTCGATCGCGTCTCGAAGTCCGAAGGGCTGGACGCGCTGCCGGCCAACTACTCCAAGCTGCCGCCCCCGTTGCCGGCATCCGTGCCGGGGCTGGGGCCGCCGCTGCCGGGCGATCTTGGCCCGGCCATCGTGAAGTCGCAGCAGCCGGTGACGGCCGCCTACGCGGCCCCCGGCCACGACCCGAACGACGCGCTACGCAAGGAAGCCGAAGCGGCGGCGGCATCGTCGGTGTTCTTCCGCTCGGGTTCGCAGCAGGCCGCGCCGGTGGCGCAGACGCAGGTGGCCGCCGCGCCGGGCTTCGCCGCCAATGCGGCGTTCGACCCACTGGCGGCTGGCCCGGCCTCGACGGCGGCCCAGCCTGCCGACCCGACCGCCGTACAGAACCGGCAAGACCAGAAAGAGGCTTTCCAGAAAGCCGGAACCACGGAAACCCGCAATTCCGGCAACCTGACCCTGCCGGCTTCGCCGTATCAGGTCATGGCCGGAACGGTGGTCGCCGGGGCGCTGGTGACGGGCATCAAGTCCGATCTGCCGGGCGACGTGATCGCCACTGTAACGGAGCCGGTCTATGACACGGCCACCGGGCGCTTCCTGCTGATTCCGCAGGGTTCGCGCATCCTGGGCAAATACAACAGCCAGGTCAGCTACGGGCAGAGCCGCGTGCAGGTGGTGTGGAACCGCATCATCCTGCCGGATACGTCCTCGCTCACGCTCGATAACCTGGCCGGCACCGACCCGGCCGGCTATGCCGGCCTGGAGGATGACGTGGATTGGCATTGGGATCGCATCTTTGCCGGCGCGGCGCTGACCACGCTGCTGGGCATCGGTGCCGAGTTGGCCGCGCCGGAGAACCGGCAAGACGGTGATCGCGTCATCATCGCCGGGCGCGACAGCGCGCAGGACAGCATCAATCAGGTCGGCCAGGAGATGACCCGGCGCAACCTCAACATCCAGCCGACGCTGACCGAGCGCCCCGGCTTGCCGGTTCGCATCATCGTCAACCGCGACTTGGTGCTGCGGCCGTACCAGCCACTTTTCTTCAACAGGGGGACTTCTCGATGA
- the trbG gene encoding P-type conjugative transfer protein TrbG produces MNALFRKSVFPLILLASTVLFSGCASQGKPPPSISLDEPVQAQPLPEPPAPVEVVAVPEPLALPAQLKPLPEVDTAPTVPEPADEKVRVSRANAEARIAPTREGYVNAIQVWPFTDGALYQVYAAPGRVTVVSLQPGEELVTVAAGDTVRWIVGDTSSGSGADLRVNVLVKPIRSGLKTNLVITTSRRTYLLELTSTEKAWMASVSWDYPKDRMLALQRQAQAASAAVPVDTGLSLEKIRFRYAVSGSNPPWKPLRAFDDGEKVYIQFPPGIAQGELPPLFVIGAQGDGQLVNYRFRSPYYIVDRLFGAAELRLGGDGGDVVRIERTDGVVSRSGRN; encoded by the coding sequence ATGAATGCACTTTTCCGTAAATCCGTTTTTCCGTTGATCCTGCTGGCCTCGACTGTCCTGTTCTCGGGCTGCGCCTCGCAGGGCAAGCCGCCGCCGTCCATCTCTCTCGATGAGCCAGTGCAGGCGCAGCCGCTGCCGGAGCCGCCCGCGCCGGTGGAAGTGGTCGCCGTGCCCGAGCCGCTGGCACTGCCGGCGCAGTTGAAGCCGCTGCCCGAGGTGGACACCGCCCCGACCGTGCCGGAACCTGCCGACGAGAAGGTGCGTGTCTCGCGTGCGAATGCCGAGGCGCGCATCGCGCCCACGCGCGAGGGCTACGTCAATGCGATTCAGGTATGGCCTTTCACCGACGGCGCGTTGTATCAGGTCTATGCCGCGCCGGGGCGCGTGACCGTGGTTTCGCTCCAGCCAGGCGAGGAGCTGGTGACGGTTGCCGCAGGCGATACCGTGCGCTGGATCGTGGGCGACACGTCCAGCGGCAGCGGCGCCGACCTGCGCGTCAATGTGCTGGTCAAGCCGATCCGCTCGGGCCTCAAAACCAATCTGGTCATCACTACCAGCCGCCGAACGTACCTGCTGGAGCTGACCTCGACCGAGAAGGCGTGGATGGCGTCGGTGTCCTGGGACTACCCGAAAGACCGGATGCTGGCCTTGCAGCGCCAGGCGCAGGCGGCCAGCGCCGCCGTGCCGGTCGATACCGGCCTGTCGCTGGAGAAGATCCGCTTCCGCTACGCGGTCAGCGGCAGCAATCCGCCGTGGAAGCCGCTGCGCGCCTTCGACGATGGCGAGAAGGTCTATATCCAGTTCCCGCCGGGCATCGCGCAAGGCGAGCTACCGCCGCTGTTCGTGATCGGCGCGCAGGGCGACGGGCAACTGGTGAACTACCGTTTCCGCTCGCCGTACTACATCGTGGATCGGCTGTTCGGCGCTGCCGAACTGCGCCTGGGCGGTGATGGCGGCGACGTGGTGCGAATCGAACGCACGGATGGCGTCGTATCAAGGAGTGGGAGGAACTGA
- the trbF gene encoding conjugal transfer protein TrbF, with the protein MRFKRPQVRYADTPKPATPYQSAAQVWDDRIGSARVQAKNWRFMAFGCLTLALLMAGGLVWRSAQSIVTPYVIEVDQSGQVRAVGEAATPYRPADAQIAHHLARFVTLVRSLSIDPIVVRQNWLDAYDYTTDKGAAVLNDYASKNDPFARIGRESVTVQITSVVRASDTSFNVRWTEQRFVNGAPAGTERWNAVLSTVLQTPRTEQRLRKNPLGIYVNGLSWSRELDSSEGAKP; encoded by the coding sequence ATGCGATTCAAGCGACCGCAGGTGCGCTATGCCGACACGCCAAAGCCTGCCACCCCGTATCAATCGGCCGCGCAGGTGTGGGACGACCGCATCGGTTCGGCCCGCGTCCAGGCCAAGAACTGGCGATTCATGGCCTTCGGCTGCCTCACGCTGGCGCTGCTGATGGCCGGCGGCCTGGTGTGGCGCTCGGCGCAGTCCATCGTCACCCCCTATGTCATCGAGGTCGATCAGTCGGGGCAGGTGCGCGCCGTCGGCGAAGCGGCCACGCCGTACCGGCCCGCCGATGCGCAGATTGCGCACCACCTGGCGCGCTTCGTGACGCTGGTGCGCTCCCTGTCCATCGACCCCATCGTAGTGCGGCAGAACTGGCTGGATGCCTACGACTACACCACCGACAAGGGCGCGGCCGTGCTCAACGACTACGCCAGCAAGAACGATCCCTTCGCCCGCATCGGCCGCGAGTCGGTGACGGTGCAGATCACCAGCGTTGTCCGCGCCAGCGACACGTCTTTCAACGTGCGCTGGACGGAACAGCGATTCGTCAACGGCGCACCTGCTGGCACCGAACGCTGGAACGCCGTGCTTTCCACCGTGCTGCAAACCCCGCGCACCGAACAGCGCCTGCGCAAGAACCCGCTGGGTATCTACGTCAATGGCCTGTCGTGGAGCCGCGAACTGGATTCTTCCGAAGGAGCTAAGCCATGA
- the trbL gene encoding P-type conjugative transfer protein TrbL yields the protein MNDVTIIDRFLDTFSRYIDSGFGLLQGEVAFLTATLIVIDMTIAGLYWAMSHATGQGEDVIAKLLRKVLYVGAFAYIINNFNWLSGILFRSFAGLGLTATGSTLSMENFLQPGRLAKTGIDAGAPILEQIGDMAGFPEVFVNLDPIVVLFIAWLVVILCFFVLAVQLFITLIEFKLTTLAGFVLIPFALWNKTSFLAEKVLGNVVSSGIKVLVLAVIVGIGSGLFAEFQVHPDEPSIDHALVVMLASLALLALGIFGPGIATGLVSGAPQLGAGAMAGAAVGAVGTGVAIGAAATGVGGAVMAGARMAPAAAKLAGSGARAATSAASSAKSAFQAGSAAAGGGAKGAAAGLGNVAKTGAQAAGRRAASGVSAAGQKVAGSFRAGWNGADAGTAGSGQAAAGEGTDSAASAPTQEQPAWAKRMHRRQQITHAATTAAHTLRGGDGGGSGQGPSLRPDE from the coding sequence ATGAACGACGTGACCATCATCGACAGATTCCTCGACACGTTCTCGCGCTACATCGACTCGGGTTTCGGTCTGCTGCAAGGCGAAGTCGCGTTCCTGACGGCCACGCTGATCGTCATCGACATGACCATCGCCGGCCTGTATTGGGCCATGAGTCATGCCACCGGCCAAGGCGAGGACGTCATCGCCAAGCTGTTGCGCAAGGTGCTCTACGTCGGTGCCTTCGCCTACATCATCAACAACTTCAACTGGCTGTCGGGCATCTTGTTCAGGTCGTTCGCCGGCCTGGGCCTGACGGCCACCGGCTCGACGTTGAGCATGGAGAACTTTCTCCAGCCCGGGCGGCTGGCGAAGACGGGCATCGACGCTGGTGCGCCGATTCTTGAGCAGATCGGCGACATGGCCGGCTTCCCCGAAGTATTCGTGAACCTCGACCCCATCGTGGTGCTGTTCATCGCCTGGCTGGTGGTGATCCTCTGCTTCTTCGTGCTCGCGGTACAGCTTTTCATCACGCTGATCGAGTTCAAACTGACCACGCTTGCCGGCTTCGTCTTGATTCCGTTCGCACTCTGGAACAAGACGAGCTTCCTCGCGGAAAAGGTGCTCGGCAATGTGGTTTCGTCAGGCATCAAGGTCTTGGTGCTAGCCGTCATCGTCGGTATCGGCTCGGGCCTGTTCGCGGAGTTCCAGGTTCATCCCGACGAGCCTTCCATCGACCACGCGCTGGTCGTGATGCTGGCCTCGCTCGCGCTGCTGGCGCTGGGCATCTTCGGCCCCGGGATCGCGACCGGCCTTGTGTCCGGTGCGCCGCAGCTTGGCGCGGGCGCGATGGCCGGCGCTGCCGTCGGCGCGGTCGGCACGGGCGTTGCCATCGGTGCCGCCGCGACCGGCGTGGGCGGTGCGGTCATGGCGGGCGCACGCATGGCCCCGGCCGCCGCCAAGCTGGCCGGCAGCGGCGCACGCGCCGCCACGTCGGCGGCCAGCAGTGCCAAGTCCGCATTCCAGGCCGGTTCCGCCGCCGCGGGCGGCGGGGCCAAGGGCGCGGCTGCGGGCCTGGGCAACGTCGCCAAGACCGGCGCGCAGGCGGCAGGCCGCCGCGCTGCATCGGGTGTGTCCGCTGCCGGGCAGAAGGTGGCCGGTTCCTTCCGTGCTGGCTGGAACGGCGCCGATGCCGGCACTGCCGGCTCCGGCCAGGCCGCCGCAGGCGAAGGCACGGACAGCGCCGCCAGCGCGCCGACGCAGGAGCAACCCGCGTGGGCCAAGCGGATGCACCGCCGCCAGCAGATCACCCATGCCGCGACCACCGCCGCCCACACGCTGCGCGGTGGTGACGGCGGCGGCTCGGGGCAAGGCCCGAGCCTGCGCCCCGATGAATGA
- the trbJ gene encoding P-type conjugative transfer protein TrbJ gives MKTRVLSVTLAAALSVSLLAVQPASALTVFDPSNFVQNTLTAVRTLEQINNQINQLQNEAQMLMNQARNLANLDFNIVNRLRSTLATTERLIAEAQGLAYDVQSMDATFSRLYPEHYAATVSGDQMLRDAQERWKNTLNGLHTAMRMQAQVSQNLAQDESALADLVNQSQSAAGALQAMQATNQLLALQAKQSIQAQQLQITQDRAASLELARQAAATERAREVRRRFLGTGTPYTPQSVNFYNN, from the coding sequence ATGAAGACCCGTGTGCTTTCCGTAACGCTGGCCGCCGCGCTGTCGGTGTCGCTGCTGGCCGTGCAGCCCGCATCGGCGCTGACGGTGTTCGACCCGTCCAACTTCGTGCAGAACACGCTGACCGCCGTTCGCACGCTGGAGCAGATCAACAACCAGATCAACCAGCTTCAAAACGAAGCGCAGATGTTGATGAACCAGGCGCGCAACCTGGCGAATCTCGACTTCAACATCGTCAACCGCCTGCGCTCGACGCTCGCCACGACCGAACGCCTGATCGCCGAGGCGCAAGGGCTGGCCTATGACGTGCAGAGCATGGATGCCACCTTCTCGCGCCTGTACCCCGAGCATTACGCCGCCACCGTCAGCGGCGACCAGATGCTGCGCGATGCGCAGGAACGCTGGAAGAACACCCTGAACGGCCTGCACACCGCGATGCGGATGCAGGCGCAGGTGTCGCAGAACCTGGCGCAGGACGAAAGCGCGCTGGCCGACCTCGTGAACCAGAGCCAATCGGCGGCGGGTGCCTTGCAGGCCATGCAGGCGACGAACCAGCTTCTCGCCTTGCAGGCCAAGCAGTCCATCCAGGCCCAGCAGCTCCAGATCACGCAAGACCGCGCGGCCTCGCTGGAACTGGCGCGGCAGGCGGCGGCCACCGAACGCGCCCGCGAAGTGCGGCGGCGCTTCCTCGGCACCGGCACGCCGTACACGCCGCAGTCCGTCAACTTCTACAACAACTGA
- the trbE gene encoding conjugal transfer protein TrbE, with translation MLNLAEYRQRPALLADWLPWAGLVAPGVVLNKDGAFQRTARFRGPDLDSATQGELIATTARLNNALRRLGSGWALFVEAERRPAADYPHSEFPEPLSWLVDEERRAAFEESGHHFESAYHLTLAYLPPEESRARAAKLLYEHAPGDGVDWRGRLDAFVAETDRVFDLLDGVMPEIAWLDDAQTLTYLHATVSTRRYRVGVPEVPFHLDALLADSALVGGLAPMLGDQHLRVVSVRGFPTSTWPGLLDDLNRLGFAYRWSTRFLCLDKAEAEKELGRLRRQWFAKRKNVTALLRETIFQQESPLVDTDASNKAADADAALQELGSDQVAFGYLTATVTVLDADPAVADEKLRMVERVIQGRGFVTIPETLNAVDAWLSSVPGNAYANVRQPIVSTLNLAHMMPVSAVWAGPERNKHLDGPPLIVTRTDGATPFRLVTHIGDVGHTLVAGPTGMGKSVLLAMLALQFRRYGGSRIFAFDMGRSMRATVLGLGGEHYDLGADGGIAFQPLARIDGEGYRTWAAEWIEGRLLHEGVTVGPDEKAAIWSALGSLAGAPVEQRTMTGLSVLLQSNALRQALSPYVLGGAHGKLLDADRDRLGSGDVQGFEMEELMHSPAAVQAVLRYLFSRFDARFDGAPTLLILDEAWLFLDEPSFAARIRQWLKTLRKKNVSVIFATQSLTDIKDSTIAPAIIESCASRIFLPNPQATEPQIRTIYEGFGLNSRQIEIVATAQPKRDYYYQSRLGNRLFDLDLGPAALAFAGASTPQDQRDIERVLMQAGAPGFAGAWLRHRGLDWAADLLPSSPAAASFLSQPRQENLP, from the coding sequence ATGCTGAACCTTGCCGAATACCGCCAGCGGCCCGCCTTGCTGGCCGACTGGCTGCCCTGGGCCGGGCTGGTCGCGCCTGGCGTGGTGCTGAACAAGGATGGAGCTTTCCAGCGAACGGCGCGCTTTCGTGGGCCGGATCTGGACAGCGCCACGCAGGGCGAGCTGATCGCCACCACCGCGCGGCTGAACAACGCACTGCGCCGGCTGGGTTCGGGCTGGGCGCTGTTCGTGGAAGCCGAGCGCCGGCCGGCGGCGGACTACCCGCACTCGGAATTTCCCGAGCCGTTGTCGTGGCTGGTGGACGAGGAACGCCGCGCCGCCTTCGAGGAATCGGGCCACCACTTCGAGAGCGCCTATCACCTGACGCTGGCCTACCTGCCGCCGGAAGAATCCCGCGCCCGTGCGGCCAAGCTGCTCTACGAGCACGCGCCGGGCGATGGCGTGGACTGGCGCGGTCGGCTCGATGCCTTCGTGGCGGAAACCGATCGCGTGTTCGACCTGCTCGATGGCGTGATGCCGGAAATCGCCTGGCTCGATGACGCGCAGACGCTGACCTACCTGCACGCCACGGTGTCCACGCGGCGCTACCGCGTAGGCGTGCCCGAAGTGCCTTTCCACCTCGACGCGCTGCTGGCCGATTCCGCGCTGGTCGGTGGTCTGGCGCCCATGCTGGGCGACCAACACCTGCGCGTGGTGTCGGTGCGGGGCTTCCCGACCTCGACCTGGCCGGGCCTGCTGGACGACCTCAACCGCCTGGGCTTTGCCTATCGCTGGTCAACCCGGTTCCTCTGCCTTGACAAAGCCGAGGCGGAAAAGGAGCTGGGCCGCCTGCGCCGCCAATGGTTTGCCAAGCGCAAGAACGTCACCGCGCTGCTGCGCGAAACGATCTTTCAGCAGGAATCGCCCTTGGTGGACACGGATGCCAGCAACAAGGCGGCCGACGCGGACGCCGCCTTGCAGGAGCTGGGCAGCGATCAAGTCGCCTTCGGCTACCTCACCGCCACGGTGACAGTGCTCGATGCCGACCCGGCCGTGGCCGACGAGAAGCTGCGCATGGTGGAGCGCGTGATTCAGGGCCGGGGCTTCGTGACCATTCCCGAAACCTTGAATGCAGTCGATGCGTGGCTGTCATCGGTGCCGGGCAACGCCTACGCCAACGTGCGCCAGCCCATCGTCTCAACGCTGAACCTGGCGCACATGATGCCGGTGTCGGCGGTGTGGGCCGGCCCCGAGCGCAACAAGCATCTGGACGGCCCGCCGCTGATCGTCACGCGCACCGATGGCGCGACGCCGTTCCGGCTGGTGACGCACATCGGCGACGTCGGCCACACGCTGGTCGCCGGCCCGACCGGCATGGGCAAGTCCGTTCTGCTTGCGATGCTGGCCTTGCAGTTCCGCCGCTATGGCGGCTCGCGCATCTTCGCCTTCGACATGGGGCGATCCATGCGAGCGACGGTGCTGGGCCTGGGGGGCGAACACTACGACCTGGGCGCGGACGGCGGCATCGCCTTCCAGCCACTCGCGCGCATCGACGGCGAAGGCTACCGCACCTGGGCGGCCGAATGGATCGAAGGCCGCTTGCTGCACGAAGGCGTGACCGTCGGCCCCGACGAGAAAGCCGCTATCTGGTCGGCGCTGGGAAGCCTTGCCGGTGCGCCGGTGGAACAGCGCACGATGACCGGGCTTTCGGTGCTGCTGCAATCGAACGCCCTACGGCAGGCGTTGTCGCCGTATGTACTGGGCGGCGCGCACGGCAAGCTGCTGGATGCCGACCGCGACCGGCTCGGCAGCGGCGACGTGCAGGGCTTCGAGATGGAAGAACTGATGCACAGCCCCGCCGCCGTGCAAGCGGTGCTGCGTTACCTGTTCTCCCGCTTCGATGCGCGTTTCGACGGTGCGCCCACGCTGCTGATCCTCGATGAAGCGTGGTTGTTCCTCGATGAACCATCCTTCGCGGCGCGCATCCGGCAATGGCTCAAGACGCTGCGCAAGAAAAACGTGTCGGTGATCTTCGCCACGCAGAGCCTTACGGACATCAAGGATTCGACCATCGCGCCCGCGATCATCGAAAGCTGCGCGAGCAGGATCTTTCTCCCTAACCCGCAGGCGACCGAGCCGCAGATTCGCACGATCTACGAGGGCTTCGGCCTCAACAGCCGGCAAATCGAGATCGTCGCCACCGCGCAGCCCAAGCGCGATTACTACTACCAATCGCGCCTGGGCAATCGCCTGTTCGACCTCGACCTGGGGCCGGCTGCGCTTGCCTTCGCGGGCGCATCCACACCGCAAGACCAACGCGACATAGAGCGGGTGCTGATGCAGGCCGGCGCTCCCGGCTTCGCCGGCGCGTGGCTGCGCCATCGCGGCCTCGATTGGGCCGCCGACCTGCTGCCGTCCTCGCCAGCGGCGGCTTCTTTCCTTTCCCAACCACGACAGGAGAACCTGCCATGA